The Luteolibacter arcticus genome has a segment encoding these proteins:
- a CDS encoding aminotransferase class V-fold PLP-dependent enzyme, whose translation MAFDSVTIRAEFPILAQEVNGRPLVYLDNAATTQKPLAVLDASRRYYEEINANIHRGTHHLARAATAAHEAARETVARHLNAADPAEVIFTAGTTDSINLVAAILALSPGDEVLISTLEHHSNIVPWQMLCERSGATLQVIPCHDDGTLDQDAFRGLLSERTKVTAFNWISNAFGTVNPVHEMTAAAKAAGSLVVIDAAQAAPHLAINVQALGADFVALSGHKVYAPTGIGVLWGKRAVLDALPPWRGGGEMIKEVTFAKTTYNDLPFKYEAGTPNIEGAIAFAAALDFVHGVGIEAISEHEKKLIKAAADGLSSLPGVKLYGPDDRAGALSFAIEGVHHYDLGTLIDQMGVAVRTGHHCCQPLMARFGITGTTRASFAAYNTAEEVEKLVEAVDKATSMLR comes from the coding sequence ATGGCATTCGATTCCGTCACGATCCGCGCCGAGTTCCCGATTCTGGCGCAAGAGGTGAACGGCCGTCCGCTGGTCTATCTGGACAATGCGGCGACCACCCAGAAGCCGCTCGCGGTGCTGGACGCCTCGCGCCGCTACTACGAGGAGATCAACGCCAATATCCACCGCGGCACCCACCATCTGGCCCGCGCCGCGACGGCCGCCCATGAGGCTGCCCGTGAAACGGTCGCCCGCCACCTGAATGCCGCCGATCCCGCCGAGGTGATTTTCACGGCCGGGACGACCGATTCGATCAATCTGGTGGCCGCGATCCTGGCCCTGTCGCCGGGGGATGAGGTGCTGATTTCCACGCTGGAGCATCATTCGAACATCGTGCCGTGGCAGATGCTGTGTGAGCGCAGCGGCGCGACGCTCCAGGTGATCCCGTGCCACGACGATGGGACGCTCGATCAGGATGCCTTCCGCGGGCTGCTCTCGGAGCGGACGAAGGTGACCGCGTTCAACTGGATCTCGAACGCCTTCGGTACGGTCAACCCGGTCCACGAGATGACCGCCGCCGCGAAGGCCGCGGGCTCGCTGGTGGTGATCGATGCCGCCCAAGCCGCGCCGCATCTGGCCATCAACGTGCAGGCGCTCGGTGCCGATTTCGTCGCGCTATCGGGCCACAAGGTCTATGCGCCCACCGGTATCGGCGTGCTCTGGGGAAAGCGGGCGGTGCTCGATGCCCTGCCGCCATGGCGCGGCGGCGGCGAGATGATCAAGGAGGTCACTTTTGCCAAGACCACCTACAACGACCTGCCCTTCAAATACGAGGCCGGGACGCCGAACATCGAGGGCGCGATCGCTTTCGCCGCGGCGCTCGACTTTGTCCATGGGGTTGGGATTGAAGCGATCTCCGAACATGAGAAGAAACTCATCAAAGCGGCGGCGGACGGGCTTTCGTCGCTGCCGGGGGTGAAGCTCTATGGGCCGGATGACCGGGCGGGGGCGCTTTCTTTTGCGATCGAGGGGGTGCACCACTACGATCTGGGCACGCTGATTGACCAAATGGGCGTTGCAGTTCGCACGGGGCATCACTGCTGCCAGCCGCTGATGGCGCGCTTTGGCATCACCGGCACGACCCGGGCGTCATTTGCGGCTTATAACACCGCGGAGGAGGTCGAAAAGCTGGTCGAGGCGGTGGACAAGGCGACCAGCATGTTACGCTGA
- a CDS encoding LysR family transcriptional regulator has product MTSDCRSRRVLEIRHLDSLIALAETGNLTRAGEKVSLSQSALSHQMRALEDHYGFELFERKTSPLRWTRAGERLLVLAYEVKRLTRDAERDLARIGQGTAGTLRIAVECHSCFDWLMPAMDSLREGWPDVEMDIVSGFHPDPVGLLDENRADLVIVSTAKRRKGIEHHPLFEYDMPALVAHDHPLLEKSYLSPRDFAMETLITYPIPDNRMDLFRQVLEPAGVEPRERRTTELTVAILQLVKSRRGIAALPRWAVQPYLEKDYVAEIPITSKGLRASLHAATTREAAGQAFMQEFIETVRVTAAKQFDGIRLLD; this is encoded by the coding sequence ATGACGAGCGACTGTAGAAGTCGCCGCGTGTTGGAGATCCGCCACCTTGATTCCCTGATCGCCCTCGCCGAGACCGGCAACCTGACCCGCGCCGGCGAGAAGGTTTCGCTGAGCCAGAGCGCATTGTCCCACCAGATGCGGGCGCTGGAAGATCACTACGGCTTCGAGCTGTTCGAGCGGAAGACCAGCCCGCTGCGCTGGACCCGTGCGGGCGAGCGGCTGTTGGTGCTGGCTTACGAGGTGAAGCGGCTGACGCGTGATGCTGAGCGCGATCTTGCGCGGATCGGGCAGGGGACCGCGGGCACCCTGCGCATCGCGGTGGAGTGCCACTCGTGCTTCGACTGGCTGATGCCGGCGATGGATTCCTTGCGCGAGGGCTGGCCGGATGTGGAGATGGACATTGTCTCTGGCTTCCATCCGGATCCCGTCGGGCTGCTGGATGAGAACCGGGCGGATCTGGTGATCGTTTCCACGGCGAAGCGGCGCAAGGGCATCGAGCATCACCCGCTGTTCGAATACGACATGCCGGCGTTGGTGGCGCACGACCACCCGCTACTGGAGAAGTCGTACTTGAGTCCTCGTGACTTCGCGATGGAGACGCTGATTACCTATCCGATCCCGGACAATCGTATGGACCTCTTCCGCCAGGTGCTGGAACCGGCGGGGGTCGAGCCGCGGGAGCGCCGCACCACCGAGCTGACGGTGGCGATCCTGCAACTGGTGAAAAGCCGCCGTGGGATTGCGGCGCTGCCGCGCTGGGCGGTGCAGCCTTACCTGGAAAAGGACTACGTGGCGGAGATCCCGATCACCTCGAAGGGGCTTCGTGCGTCACTCCATGCGGCGACCACCCGTGAGGCGGCGGGGCAGGCCTTCATGCAGGAATTCATTGAAACCGTGCGTGTCACCGCGGCGAAGCAGTTCGATGGGATCCGGCTGTTGGACTGA
- the metE gene encoding 5-methyltetrahydropteroyltriglutamate--homocysteine S-methyltransferase has product MNATTHVSGYPRIGEKRELKQALEAFWSGKLDASGLDGIAKELRLRHWQEQAGLSFAATNDFSLYDGMLDLACTFGAIPERFGPADSPMTLERYFRMARGRSRQGGAPDVVPLELTKWFDTNYHYLVPELQPEQDFRLTWDKAVQETKEAIAAGFRPKPVVIGPVTFLALSKMDGGDPLSLIGRLVPVYRELLEALAEAGAEWVEISEPILASRRDEAVLSGLEAAWDELRPAAPLKLLLGIPFGRLGDALPRVCALGFDGLHVDATRAAADLPWLHANYLQDRVLSLGLIDGRSIWRSDVEVLRALAASFREKQLWLGTSCSLQHVPHRLDAESTLDPVLRSWLSFAKEKIGELLSLAAAQPDPDAGAATRAALASRRAHPGVKIREIREAVARLDQSAANRGRPLEERLKLQRQVLKLPLFPTTTIGSFPQTAEIRRLRARHRKGELDTAGYEAGLDAAMRETIRLQEDLGLDVLVHGEFERTDMVEFFGEMLEGITVTSNGWVQSYGSRCVKPPIIWGDIVRPTPMTVGVSAKAQALTSKLVKGMLTGPITILQWSFVRVDLPRALVALQLALAIRKEVTDLEAAGLRVIQVDEPGLREGLPLDPAERESYLEAAVRAFRVAVAGVRDETQIHTHMCYAEFDDVAGAIAALEADVISLEASRSRMEALHAVTAGGIGSDVGPGVWDIHSPRVPSVEEMTALLERAADVLPAERLWVNPDCGLKTRGWEETKASLENLVAAAKAMRTKTVAAV; this is encoded by the coding sequence ATGAATGCAACCACACACGTCTCCGGCTACCCGCGCATCGGCGAAAAGCGCGAACTGAAGCAAGCGCTCGAAGCCTTCTGGAGCGGCAAGCTCGATGCCTCGGGCCTCGATGGCATTGCGAAGGAGCTCCGCCTGCGCCATTGGCAGGAGCAGGCAGGGCTCTCCTTCGCCGCGACGAATGACTTCAGCCTCTACGATGGCATGCTCGACCTCGCCTGCACCTTCGGCGCGATCCCCGAGCGCTTCGGCCCGGCGGACTCTCCGATGACGCTGGAGCGATACTTCCGCATGGCTCGTGGCCGCAGCCGCCAAGGCGGCGCGCCCGACGTGGTGCCGCTGGAGCTGACGAAGTGGTTCGACACAAACTACCATTACCTGGTGCCGGAGCTGCAGCCGGAGCAGGACTTCCGGCTCACATGGGACAAGGCCGTGCAGGAGACCAAGGAAGCAATCGCCGCGGGCTTCCGGCCAAAGCCGGTGGTCATCGGCCCGGTGACCTTCCTCGCCCTTTCGAAGATGGACGGTGGCGATCCGCTGTCGCTCATCGGCCGACTCGTCCCAGTCTATCGAGAACTGTTAGAAGCGCTCGCCGAAGCCGGTGCCGAATGGGTGGAAATCAGCGAACCGATACTCGCCAGCCGTCGCGACGAAGCCGTGCTCTCCGGGCTGGAAGCCGCGTGGGACGAGCTTCGCCCGGCCGCGCCCTTGAAGCTGCTGTTAGGCATTCCCTTCGGCCGTCTCGGCGACGCCCTGCCACGGGTCTGCGCCTTGGGCTTCGATGGATTGCACGTCGACGCCACCCGCGCGGCAGCAGATCTCCCATGGTTGCATGCGAACTACCTGCAGGACCGCGTGCTGTCGCTCGGGCTCATCGATGGCCGCAGCATCTGGCGCTCGGACGTGGAGGTACTGCGGGCCCTCGCCGCATCGTTCCGCGAGAAACAATTGTGGCTCGGCACCTCGTGCAGCCTCCAGCACGTGCCGCATCGGCTCGATGCCGAGAGCACGCTCGACCCCGTGCTGCGGTCGTGGCTGTCCTTCGCCAAGGAGAAGATCGGCGAGTTGCTCTCACTCGCCGCCGCCCAGCCCGATCCCGACGCCGGTGCCGCCACCCGGGCCGCGCTGGCCTCGCGGCGCGCCCATCCCGGCGTGAAGATTCGCGAGATCCGCGAAGCCGTGGCGAGGCTCGATCAAAGCGCGGCCAACCGCGGGAGACCCTTGGAAGAACGTCTGAAACTGCAGCGGCAGGTACTCAAGCTGCCGCTCTTCCCCACCACCACCATCGGCTCGTTTCCGCAGACCGCCGAGATCCGCCGGCTGCGCGCACGCCACCGGAAGGGCGAACTCGATACCGCTGGCTATGAGGCCGGGCTCGACGCCGCGATGCGCGAGACGATCCGCCTGCAGGAAGACCTCGGCCTCGACGTGCTGGTTCACGGCGAATTCGAGCGCACCGACATGGTCGAGTTCTTCGGCGAGATGTTAGAAGGCATCACCGTCACCTCGAACGGCTGGGTGCAGAGCTACGGCTCCCGCTGCGTGAAGCCGCCCATCATCTGGGGCGACATCGTCCGCCCCACCCCGATGACCGTGGGCGTCAGCGCGAAGGCCCAGGCACTCACCAGCAAACTGGTGAAGGGCATGCTCACGGGCCCGATCACTATCTTGCAATGGAGCTTCGTCCGCGTCGATCTGCCACGGGCCTTGGTTGCGCTCCAGCTCGCCCTCGCGATCCGGAAAGAAGTGACCGACCTAGAAGCTGCCGGACTGCGCGTGATCCAGGTGGACGAGCCCGGCTTGCGCGAAGGCCTGCCCTTGGATCCCGCCGAGCGGGAGAGCTACCTCGAGGCCGCCGTCCGCGCCTTCCGCGTGGCCGTAGCCGGCGTCCGCGATGAAACGCAGATCCACACCCACATGTGCTATGCGGAATTCGACGACGTGGCCGGCGCGATCGCCGCGCTGGAAGCCGACGTCATTTCCCTGGAAGCCTCGCGCAGCCGGATGGAGGCACTGCATGCCGTCACCGCTGGCGGCATCGGCTCCGATGTCGGCCCCGGCGTCTGGGACATCCACTCGCCGCGGGTGCCCTCGGTGGAAGAAATGACGGCCCTGTTAGAGCGAGCGGCCGACGTGCTCCCGGCGGAGCGGCTGTGGGTGAATCCGGACTGCGGGCTCAAAACCCGCGGCTGGGAAGAAACCAAAGCCTCGCTGGAAAACCTCGTCGCCGCGGCGAAAGCCATGAGGACGAAGACGGTGGCGGCGGTGTAG
- a CDS encoding DUF4230 domain-containing protein has translation MSTHHPELWKTLRWFALLAAVVLVAWLGIRTFERGVGSGVSGLEKVLGAITNSDTRVVEGRAEIIEKTDVTELALVKMKMSTTRTFENETFVLKYFSGGRKRLIIQGEYDVRVGYKLEPGVSLRMDGDTPVATFPEPEILSVELIDYLPLSEESGWWNGITPDDRAQLLRDLRDQMRIKAEQSGVLDMVESTLRTRLKDLLGTGDVKVERAEKK, from the coding sequence ATGTCCACGCATCATCCCGAACTCTGGAAGACCCTGCGCTGGTTCGCGCTGCTGGCGGCCGTGGTGCTGGTTGCCTGGCTGGGCATCCGGACCTTCGAGCGCGGCGTCGGCAGTGGCGTCTCGGGTCTGGAGAAGGTGCTCGGCGCCATCACCAACTCCGACACCCGCGTGGTGGAGGGGCGGGCGGAGATCATCGAGAAGACGGACGTCACGGAACTCGCGCTGGTGAAGATGAAGATGAGCACTACCCGCACCTTCGAGAACGAGACTTTCGTCCTTAAGTATTTCTCCGGTGGCAGGAAACGGCTGATCATCCAGGGCGAGTATGACGTGAGGGTCGGCTACAAGCTCGAGCCCGGGGTCTCCCTGCGGATGGATGGCGATACGCCGGTGGCGACGTTTCCCGAGCCGGAAATCCTGTCGGTGGAGCTGATCGACTACCTGCCCCTCAGCGAGGAGAGCGGGTGGTGGAATGGCATCACCCCGGATGACCGCGCGCAGCTCCTGCGTGACCTGCGCGACCAGATGAGGATCAAGGCCGAGCAAAGCGGCGTGCTCGACATGGTGGAAAGCACGCTGCGGACGCGGTTGAAGGATTTGTTAGGAACGGGGGATGTGAAGGTGGAGCGGGCGGAAAAGAAGTGA
- a CDS encoding phosphoglycerate dehydrogenase, with product MPTRVLLTTCSFQDTPGPHHAQLESQGFEIVRERGPLTEARMLELAGGFDAFLCGDDAITRAVIEKSLPRLRVISKYGIGLDKIDVATTKEFGIPVLFTPGVNHTTVAEHTFCLLLAMQKNLVETVNATRQGKWLRITGHELWRKRIGLIGMGRIGQEMARRAHGFDMEIHGFGNFWPDDIAAQYGVIRHDTVESLFSAVDIISPHTKLNAATHHLINRQRLALMPEGSYVVNTGRGELADSAAILEALASGRLAGYGTDVMEEEPPPADHPLLSHPKVIVTAHIGSRTFESVPRQAKMSLDNLLNFLSGTGPIACANGVIPSDE from the coding sequence ATGCCGACCCGCGTACTACTGACCACTTGTAGCTTCCAGGACACTCCCGGACCCCACCACGCCCAGCTTGAGAGCCAGGGTTTTGAGATCGTCCGCGAACGCGGCCCACTGACCGAGGCCCGGATGCTGGAGCTCGCCGGCGGATTCGACGCCTTCCTGTGCGGGGACGACGCCATCACCCGCGCCGTCATCGAGAAAAGCCTGCCGCGCCTGCGCGTGATCTCGAAATACGGGATCGGCCTCGACAAGATCGACGTCGCCACCACCAAGGAATTTGGCATTCCCGTCCTCTTCACCCCCGGCGTGAACCACACCACCGTGGCCGAGCACACCTTCTGCCTGCTGCTGGCGATGCAGAAGAACCTCGTCGAGACGGTCAATGCCACCCGTCAGGGCAAGTGGCTGCGAATCACCGGCCACGAGCTGTGGCGCAAGCGCATCGGCCTGATCGGCATGGGCCGCATCGGCCAGGAAATGGCCCGCCGCGCCCACGGCTTCGACATGGAGATCCACGGCTTCGGCAACTTCTGGCCGGACGACATCGCCGCGCAATACGGCGTGATCCGCCACGACACGGTCGAGTCGCTCTTCTCCGCCGTGGATATCATCAGCCCGCACACCAAGTTGAATGCGGCGACCCACCACCTCATCAACCGCCAGCGCCTCGCACTGATGCCTGAGGGCTCTTACGTCGTGAACACCGGCCGTGGCGAACTCGCCGACTCCGCCGCCATCCTCGAGGCCCTCGCTTCCGGCCGCCTCGCCGGCTACGGCACCGACGTGATGGAAGAAGAACCCCCGCCGGCCGATCATCCCCTGCTCTCTCACCCGAAGGTCATCGTGACCGCCCACATCGGCTCGCGCACCTTTGAAAGCGTCCCGCGCCAGGCCAAGATGTCGCTGGATAACCTCCTCAACTTCCTCTCCGGCACCGGACCGATCGCCTGCGCCAACGGCGTCATCCCTTCCGACGAATGA